Proteins encoded together in one Oceanobacillus iheyensis HTE831 window:
- a CDS encoding DHA2 family efflux MFS transporter permease subunit encodes MTDVESLHKKPPYGMIAILFIGAFVAILNETLLNVALPSIMNEFEVSPTAVQWLTNGYMLVNGILIPASAFLIQRFTNKSLFLTAMSLFTIGTVLASISPTFAVLLIARLIQAAGSAVMMPLLMNVMLTAFPIEKRGTAMGTFGLVMVVAPALGPTLSGWIVENYEWRTLFDIVIPIALLSLIIGIFKLKNVTPQREIKLDVFSIVLSSFGFGGLLYGFSSAGEQGWSSPYVYGTIIIGVISVIALVLRQLKMEEPMLQFRIFRYPMFALSSAISIVLAMALFSGMILLPLYVQTVRGFTPFEAGLLMLPGALVMGVMSPITGRLFDKFGARTLAILGLLITMTTTYFFTQLDMETTFGQMMLIFAIRSFGMSMVMMPVMTNGLNQLPMHENPHGTAMNNTLQQISGAIGSALLITIMNNRTESKAEELAQSAMNSIDPSQMPSEQAMATMEAEIMNQAMLQGINFSFFISLLIMGIALVLSLFIRRIGTDGKMITKKKLQTQNKTEYSS; translated from the coding sequence ATGACGGATGTAGAATCACTTCATAAAAAACCGCCTTACGGTATGATTGCGATATTATTTATTGGTGCATTCGTTGCAATTTTAAACGAGACTTTGCTGAATGTGGCATTGCCATCCATTATGAATGAGTTTGAAGTTAGCCCAACCGCTGTGCAGTGGTTAACAAATGGTTATATGCTGGTTAATGGTATTTTAATACCTGCGAGTGCATTTTTGATTCAACGCTTTACAAATAAAAGTTTATTTTTAACGGCAATGTCGTTATTTACAATAGGGACAGTGTTGGCAAGTATATCTCCAACCTTTGCTGTACTGCTTATCGCTAGATTAATTCAGGCAGCAGGTTCTGCGGTAATGATGCCATTACTTATGAATGTTATGCTAACTGCATTTCCGATTGAAAAACGTGGAACTGCGATGGGGACATTCGGTCTTGTAATGGTTGTTGCACCAGCTCTTGGACCAACATTATCAGGTTGGATTGTAGAGAATTATGAATGGAGAACTTTATTTGATATTGTTATTCCGATTGCATTACTATCATTAATTATCGGGATATTTAAGCTGAAAAATGTAACTCCACAACGTGAAATTAAACTTGATGTATTTTCCATTGTTCTATCCAGCTTTGGTTTTGGTGGATTATTATATGGTTTTAGTTCTGCTGGAGAGCAGGGGTGGAGCAGTCCATATGTATACGGAACAATTATAATTGGTGTCATTTCAGTGATTGCATTAGTATTGCGCCAATTAAAAATGGAAGAGCCTATGCTACAGTTCAGGATTTTTAGATATCCAATGTTCGCATTATCATCTGCGATTTCGATTGTATTAGCAATGGCATTATTCTCTGGAATGATTTTGCTTCCATTGTATGTGCAAACAGTTAGAGGATTTACGCCATTTGAAGCTGGATTACTGATGCTGCCTGGCGCACTTGTAATGGGAGTCATGTCTCCGATAACCGGAAGACTATTTGATAAGTTTGGTGCACGCACATTAGCGATCCTAGGTTTGCTAATTACGATGACAACCACTTACTTTTTCACTCAATTAGATATGGAAACAACGTTTGGACAGATGATGCTTATATTTGCAATACGTAGTTTCGGTATGTCGATGGTTATGATGCCTGTAATGACAAATGGTTTAAATCAGTTGCCGATGCATGAAAACCCACATGGTACAGCAATGAATAATACCTTGCAACAAATATCGGGAGCAATTGGCTCAGCACTGCTAATTACCATTATGAATAATCGAACAGAGTCTAAAGCGGAAGAATTAGCACAATCCGCAATGAATAGTATAGACCCAAGTCAAATGCCATCTGAACAAGCAATGGCGACAATGGAAGCAGAAATAATGAATCAAGCTATGCTTCAAGGAATTAACTTTTCATTCTTTATTTCCTTATTAATTATGGGAATTGCTTTAGTCTTATCTCTCTTTATCCGTAGAATTGGCACGGATGGGAAAATGATTACCAAGAAAAAGTTACAAACTCAAAATAAAACGGAGTATAGTTCTTAA
- a CDS encoding TetR/AcrR family transcriptional regulator has product MNHKKKQIIEAAQSLFIKKGFTSTSIQDILDVASISKGTFYNHFTSKNECLIELLQLIREEIVYERKLLATSKEASDKTVFIKQIAVRFHIDKKHNLLALFSSLPTPSTEDDELHIYINTQYLQEIVWIADRLTSIYGEFMKKHAFDYAVSFLGNLHFTSKVMYDVKPRALNVETIINFSISQLDKIIHTHSDDKPILFQTEYFHPYLEKPECSLKEFKLEMKQILKSLEQQIDHTNEPKTKHFIDFLYEELETEESRMFLLESVIQSLIHAVEGTDNERNARHLLTLLSYMEMEKQT; this is encoded by the coding sequence ATGAATCATAAAAAAAAGCAAATTATTGAGGCTGCTCAATCACTATTCATAAAGAAAGGATTTACTTCTACTTCTATTCAAGATATTTTAGATGTCGCATCTATCTCAAAGGGCACATTTTATAACCATTTCACTTCTAAAAACGAATGCTTAATAGAGTTGTTACAGCTAATAAGAGAAGAAATAGTATATGAGCGTAAACTTCTTGCAACTTCAAAAGAAGCTAGTGACAAAACTGTTTTTATTAAACAAATTGCGGTTCGATTTCATATAGATAAAAAACATAATCTGCTTGCATTATTTTCATCCTTACCTACTCCGTCCACAGAGGATGATGAACTGCATATATATATCAATACACAATATTTGCAAGAGATCGTTTGGATTGCAGATCGGTTGACTTCTATCTACGGAGAGTTCATGAAGAAACACGCTTTTGATTATGCTGTTAGCTTCCTCGGGAATTTACATTTTACTTCTAAAGTTATGTACGATGTAAAACCTCGAGCCTTGAATGTAGAGACCATCATTAACTTCTCTATATCACAATTAGACAAAATTATTCACACGCATTCAGATGATAAACCTATCCTTTTCCAAACGGAATATTTCCATCCATATTTGGAAAAACCAGAGTGTTCTTTAAAAGAATTCAAACTAGAAATGAAACAAATATTAAAAAGCCTAGAACAACAAATTGATCATACAAATGAACCTAAAACAAAACATTTTATTGATTTTTTATATGAGGAATTAGAAACAGAAGAGTCCAGAATGTTTCTTTTAGAAAGTGTTATCCAATCTTTAATTCATGCAGTTGAAGGAACCGATAACGAGAGGAATGCACGGCATCTATTGACCTTGCTTAGCTATATGGAAATGGAAAAACAAACATAA
- a CDS encoding ribonuclease YeeF family protein gives MKTMDIKQLHTQIDQTQYMLNQSRQNLDEMKKAVENLLESEDIFTGEAAESVRTFYRETHLPLQQYVLDMIDNYDLNLRKIRMNLYQIEPSDTGWIDEEFLRRDMEQSLKKAGNVTMSLTDSVNRSLSSIRDIVSIPNLDDQEFHENIRRSRKHVLDTVDKMYDFDQNASNILDNQYGDIKNVNKYMSELNGLLVNRDISVGTYEAKQLFHYEFHQEFIDRLKRQG, from the coding sequence ATGAAAACCATGGATATTAAACAACTACATACACAAATCGATCAAACGCAGTATATGCTAAACCAATCACGACAGAATCTTGATGAAATGAAAAAAGCTGTAGAAAATTTACTGGAGTCTGAAGATATCTTTACAGGTGAAGCAGCGGAATCGGTACGTACATTTTATCGTGAGACACACTTGCCTTTACAACAATACGTGCTGGATATGATTGATAATTATGATCTGAATTTAAGAAAGATAAGAATGAATTTATATCAGATTGAACCTAGTGATACTGGTTGGATCGATGAAGAATTTTTACGCAGAGATATGGAGCAGTCATTAAAGAAAGCAGGGAACGTGACTATGTCACTTACCGACTCCGTTAATCGCAGTCTTTCTTCCATAAGAGATATTGTCTCTATTCCTAATTTAGATGATCAAGAATTTCATGAAAACATCAGACGTTCAAGAAAGCATGTGTTGGATACAGTAGACAAGATGTATGATTTTGATCAAAATGCATCTAATATCCTGGATAACCAATATGGAGATATAAAAAACGTTAATAAATATATGTCTGAATTAAATGGATTACTAGTCAATCGAGATATTAGTGTAGGGACGTATGAAGCAAAGCAGCTATTCCATTATGAGTTTCATCAAGAGTTTATAGACCGGTTGAAAAGACAAGGATAG
- a CDS encoding DUF6612 family protein, with amino-acid sequence MKRLVFLLLISIIFSLSACSENKEDIVEKTLETKETIESYTTDYGISIDVETEFRNESSSVQGNATIAEKPAALHQIFTSTTTNDESTVEGYMVGEDSYIKEGDSDWIHQKIDPEAIQFEPSYKDILDIIEKTQKNTEFKEQDGTYQLSFEGYNQEIYDALASPFSVELTGFQVDKDIEQKLIILINKDDYTVQTLQYDIVADNADTGNITMDIHMDYNNFNEVEEITIPEEAKNSSS; translated from the coding sequence ATGAAAAGATTGGTGTTTCTTTTATTAATTTCAATTATTTTCTCCTTATCAGCTTGTTCAGAGAATAAGGAAGATATTGTTGAAAAAACACTAGAAACGAAAGAAACTATCGAGAGCTATACTACTGATTATGGAATTTCAATAGATGTAGAGACAGAATTCCGAAATGAATCTTCGTCCGTACAAGGAAATGCAACTATTGCGGAAAAGCCAGCAGCACTGCATCAAATTTTCACATCAACAACAACGAATGACGAATCAACTGTAGAAGGATATATGGTCGGAGAAGACAGTTATATTAAAGAGGGTGATTCTGATTGGATTCACCAAAAAATTGATCCGGAAGCTATACAATTTGAACCATCCTATAAAGATATACTAGATATCATCGAAAAAACACAAAAAAATACTGAGTTTAAAGAACAAGATGGTACATATCAACTTTCATTTGAAGGATATAATCAGGAAATTTATGATGCGTTAGCAAGTCCCTTTAGCGTAGAACTTACGGGATTCCAGGTGGATAAAGATATAGAACAAAAACTAATAATTTTAATTAACAAAGATGATTATACAGTACAAACATTACAATACGATATTGTAGCAGACAATGCAGATACAGGAAACATTACGATGGATATTCACATGGACTACAATAACTTTAATGAAGTGGAAGAAATCACAATACCCGAGGAAGCAAAAAATTCATCTTCCTAA
- a CDS encoding sigma-70 family RNA polymerase sigma factor — MKQNWDLEDFLNQNKRRVHYQLHQMQIDDKDEEYFQEGLVAMWKAFENYQPDKGPLSTYMNYTIRNRLIDTIRKGGKEKEALEKYKKQYQVDTTTGNYRNPTGVSHILIDRDTEVENAMDIDRALWEGIRKLLTEKEWKWVRYYVVEGMSIQEIADQEQVTIVAVKGWAREVRKKLRSAGWENLKKMK; from the coding sequence ATGAAACAAAACTGGGATCTAGAGGATTTTTTAAATCAAAATAAACGAAGGGTTCACTATCAATTACACCAAATGCAAATTGACGACAAAGATGAGGAATACTTTCAAGAAGGTCTGGTTGCAATGTGGAAGGCATTTGAAAATTATCAGCCAGATAAAGGTCCCCTTTCAACGTATATGAATTATACAATACGTAATCGTCTCATCGACACAATTCGAAAAGGAGGGAAAGAGAAGGAAGCATTGGAAAAGTATAAAAAACAATATCAAGTAGATACCACCACTGGGAATTATCGAAATCCAACAGGAGTTAGTCATATATTAATAGATCGTGATACGGAAGTTGAAAATGCTATGGACATAGATAGAGCATTATGGGAAGGTATACGCAAATTACTTACAGAGAAGGAATGGAAGTGGGTGCGATACTATGTTGTTGAAGGAATGTCAATACAGGAAATAGCCGATCAGGAACAGGTGACCATAGTAGCGGTAAAGGGCTGGGCAAGAGAGGTTAGAAAGAAACTTCGGTCGGCAGGATGGGAAAATTTAAAAAAGATGAAGTAA
- a CDS encoding BCCT family transporter, with the protein MSIDKSSKKGLIDYKIFLPALIIIVGISIPLSLYEEESLAILNSIFNGVVDSFSWGYIWYGIILLVAGLYFSFSKYGKVVLGDPMEKPRFTLFEYASILVAMGLGSTIMRTAMIEWGNVAVNPPFGAEAGSDAAILWGSAYSMFLWGFQVFAVFVMAAPAMGYILHVKKRPMMRISEACRILFGDRFTDGIGGIVLDVLFLISILSGAAVTLGLGAPIVTYNLAELLNIELSFGLTLIVTVIWVLLFSISAYLGIEKGIKRLSTLNMYLAGAFALFIMVIGPGVFILNYFTDTVGFLISNYADISLHTNALGSGEATHIESNTIFWFAYNATWAMLHSVFAAKISRGRTIKEMILTYLLAPTMISWIASGVLGGLGVYKYLNGEVAVLDIISNQDPMAAIPAILSSLPLGNLVLIVFIIIAMIFLTTTLDSTTYTIASYAGTENMSKAEPSRNLRIIIAAIITIVALILMRIGGLAPLEVVSGLMGLPIIFIQFLTIYAAKKMMDKDRAWITNVREEDKKYYNKSKGKRL; encoded by the coding sequence GTGAGTATAGATAAAAGTTCAAAGAAAGGACTTATTGATTATAAAATTTTTCTACCAGCTTTGATTATTATAGTAGGAATTAGTATTCCGCTTTCATTATATGAAGAAGAATCTTTAGCAATTTTAAATTCTATATTTAATGGAGTAGTAGATTCATTTAGTTGGGGTTACATATGGTATGGAATCATATTACTTGTAGCTGGTTTGTATTTTTCATTTTCTAAATATGGAAAAGTTGTATTAGGAGATCCGATGGAAAAGCCGCGATTTACATTATTTGAATATGCTTCTATTTTAGTTGCGATGGGCTTAGGGTCAACGATTATGCGTACCGCAATGATAGAATGGGGCAATGTGGCGGTGAATCCTCCGTTTGGTGCAGAAGCTGGTTCAGATGCTGCGATTTTATGGGGAAGCGCGTATAGTATGTTTCTTTGGGGCTTCCAAGTGTTTGCAGTATTTGTTATGGCTGCGCCAGCGATGGGCTATATTCTACATGTGAAAAAGCGACCAATGATGCGTATATCTGAAGCATGTCGAATTCTATTCGGTGACCGTTTTACTGATGGAATTGGTGGTATAGTTCTAGATGTTCTATTCTTAATTAGTATCTTGTCTGGTGCTGCGGTTACATTAGGTTTAGGGGCACCAATCGTTACCTATAATTTAGCAGAATTACTCAATATAGAGCTATCATTTGGTTTAACATTGATTGTAACCGTTATTTGGGTATTGCTATTCTCTATTAGTGCCTACCTCGGTATAGAAAAAGGAATAAAGCGATTAAGTACATTAAATATGTATTTGGCTGGAGCATTTGCATTATTTATTATGGTTATCGGTCCAGGAGTATTTATTCTCAATTACTTTACGGATACGGTTGGATTTCTGATTTCAAATTATGCCGATATTTCTTTGCATACAAATGCTTTGGGAAGCGGAGAGGCAACACATATTGAAAGTAATACGATCTTCTGGTTTGCGTATAATGCTACGTGGGCGATGTTGCACAGTGTATTTGCTGCAAAAATTTCTAGAGGACGCACAATCAAAGAAATGATATTGACGTACCTTCTTGCACCAACGATGATTTCTTGGATTGCATCAGGTGTATTAGGCGGACTAGGTGTATATAAATATTTAAATGGTGAAGTTGCGGTATTGGATATTATATCTAACCAAGACCCGATGGCCGCGATACCTGCAATTTTATCTTCCTTACCATTAGGGAATTTAGTATTGATTGTATTTATCATAATCGCTATGATTTTCTTAACGACAACACTTGATTCAACAACGTACACGATTGCATCTTATGCAGGAACAGAAAATATGAGTAAAGCTGAGCCTTCAAGGAATTTACGTATTATCATTGCAGCTATTATTACAATTGTAGCTCTTATCTTAATGCGAATTGGTGGTTTAGCACCGTTAGAGGTTGTTTCTGGATTAATGGGACTACCGATCATCTTTATTCAGTTCTTGACGATTTACGCTGCTAAAAAAATGATGGATAAGGATCGAGCATGGATTACAAATGTTAGAGAAGAAGATAAGAAATATTATAATAAGAGCAAGGGTAAAAGGTTATAA
- a CDS encoding glutathione ABC transporter substrate-binding protein produces the protein MKKSVMISILLFIGFVLTACSDDGSSNEESSNSEGENKQLNVSLAAEPVSLDPHAANDGNSLYVMNAMYDTLVEQNTDLEIQPALAESLEQIEDTVWEAKLREDVTFHDGSAFNAEVVKANLDRVLDPKIGSPLAFLFDMIEEVEIIDEYTVHIKTEYPFSALPSHLAHPGGHMISLESIKEDYEAIENGEQPFTTINDQPVGTGYFQFDNRSIDGEITLTKNDDYWGEEAGVETVTFRSVPEDQTRVAEIQTGNSDIVYPVNANNVDEIDSNEGTHVKQSESASMTYVGFNVEREPFTDERVRQAIAMAINKDEIVNGAMNGIPIPAKGPLAPTVFGHSDELQPIEQNVEQAKELLAEAGYEDGFETTVMAYDTTTSDIATVIQSNLQQIGIDVEIQMTEIGNYLEVTGNGGADMFVGSWGTVTLDADYGLYPMFHSENAGSPGNRSFYANEEVDALLEEARQEGNNERRLELYQEAQQIIIDEAPIVPLYHSVLLAGLRDEVKGFYQFPSSFPYLRDVTKEE, from the coding sequence ATGAAGAAAAGTGTAATGATTAGTATTTTATTATTTATTGGATTCGTATTAACAGCTTGCTCTGATGATGGTAGTTCTAATGAAGAATCGAGTAATAGCGAAGGTGAAAATAAACAATTAAATGTGAGCCTGGCAGCTGAACCGGTATCCTTAGATCCACATGCAGCAAACGACGGGAATTCGTTATATGTGATGAATGCAATGTATGATACGTTAGTGGAGCAGAATACAGATTTAGAAATTCAACCAGCACTAGCAGAAAGTTTGGAGCAGATTGAAGATACTGTATGGGAAGCGAAGTTGCGCGAAGATGTAACATTTCACGATGGAAGTGCTTTTAACGCGGAAGTAGTAAAAGCAAATTTAGATCGAGTACTGGATCCGAAGATTGGTTCTCCGTTAGCATTTTTATTCGATATGATAGAAGAAGTAGAGATCATTGATGAATATACCGTACATATAAAAACGGAGTATCCTTTTTCTGCATTGCCTTCTCATCTGGCACATCCAGGCGGGCATATGATTAGCTTAGAATCCATTAAAGAAGATTATGAAGCAATTGAGAATGGTGAGCAGCCTTTTACAACAATTAATGATCAGCCAGTTGGTACTGGTTACTTTCAGTTTGACAATAGGTCAATAGATGGTGAGATTACCTTGACTAAAAATGATGATTATTGGGGAGAAGAAGCTGGTGTAGAAACAGTTACTTTCCGATCTGTACCAGAAGATCAGACACGAGTAGCAGAAATTCAAACTGGTAATTCTGATATCGTCTATCCGGTTAATGCAAATAATGTAGATGAAATTGACTCGAATGAAGGAACTCATGTAAAACAGTCAGAAAGTGCGAGTATGACCTATGTTGGATTTAATGTAGAAAGAGAACCCTTTACTGATGAAAGAGTTCGACAGGCAATTGCAATGGCGATCAATAAAGATGAAATCGTTAATGGTGCAATGAATGGAATTCCTATACCTGCAAAGGGTCCACTTGCTCCAACTGTTTTCGGTCATAGTGATGAATTACAACCAATTGAACAAAATGTTGAACAAGCAAAAGAGTTATTAGCAGAAGCTGGTTATGAAGACGGATTTGAAACAACCGTAATGGCATACGATACGACCACTAGTGATATAGCAACTGTAATCCAATCAAACCTTCAACAGATAGGCATCGATGTTGAAATACAAATGACAGAAATAGGTAATTATCTTGAGGTTACTGGTAATGGTGGAGCTGATATGTTTGTAGGTAGTTGGGGCACTGTAACGCTAGATGCCGATTATGGATTATACCCAATGTTCCATTCTGAAAATGCAGGGAGTCCAGGGAATCGCTCTTTTTATGCAAATGAGGAAGTGGATGCATTATTAGAAGAAGCAAGACAAGAAGGAAATAATGAGAGAAGACTCGAATTATATCAAGAAGCACAACAAATCATTATTGACGAAGCTCCAATTGTTCCACTTTATCACTCGGTCTTACTTGCAGGATTGCGTGATGAAGTAAAGGGATTCTATCAGTTTCCAAGTAGTTTCCCATATTTACGTGATGTGACAAAAGAAGAATAG
- a CDS encoding sodium:solute symporter family protein: protein MLTDNQATLAWIIGACLFVYFLLIVWLGKRGAKYSRSMKGFSIAKGKVSPWLIGISFGATYSSANLFIGVPGWAYMYGTPVLWYTLGCFGITWVGLLLVTKKFWEHGQKNEGSLTLPQWLGNRYNSKALQVIVALLILFNIYYIVAQNVGLATMFETIIGIPYYWGILFGVTLTILYISMGGAYAQLITDGIQGIVMSVISVLLFLSLFWTIGGGWGTLGNLTGQLHNADPALTASTAAGSPFYSGFAIMAIQWFLLSFVLLPQLMNKVLSVGKKEDLRKFTLSAGATLFFLSTFSVFAGLAARVLIPGLTSSDSAVPAYVLEYFPTVLIVLIVMGIVSAILSTTDSLYLGMTASIGNDIYKVVVAPFLYKNKNVSAKQIDRKAVRVARIALFIIGLISLYMSFNRPESLSLLLQFGTSAIISGVVAPLTLSYFWKKANRVGAIASVIVGAACFMILTGFGVQDHVFTALLYSSMLGYGVMIAGSLWAEHVTSHRKVKQIEQQQVL, encoded by the coding sequence ATGTTGACTGATAATCAAGCGACGCTTGCGTGGATCATCGGAGCGTGTCTCTTCGTCTACTTTTTGCTCATTGTTTGGCTAGGGAAGCGGGGAGCAAAATATAGCCGTTCGATGAAGGGCTTTTCCATTGCTAAAGGAAAGGTGAGTCCTTGGCTAATTGGTATCAGCTTTGGAGCAACCTATTCTAGTGCTAATTTATTTATTGGTGTACCTGGTTGGGCATACATGTATGGTACACCTGTACTTTGGTATACATTAGGATGTTTTGGAATCACCTGGGTTGGCTTATTACTTGTTACCAAAAAGTTTTGGGAACACGGACAAAAGAATGAAGGTAGTTTAACGCTTCCGCAATGGCTAGGTAATCGCTATAATAGTAAAGCATTACAAGTCATCGTAGCGTTATTGATTCTATTTAATATCTACTATATTGTTGCTCAAAATGTGGGTTTAGCTACCATGTTTGAAACAATTATAGGAATTCCTTATTATTGGGGGATTCTTTTTGGAGTCACATTAACGATTTTATATATTAGTATGGGCGGAGCATATGCACAATTGATTACAGATGGAATTCAAGGCATTGTAATGTCCGTTATTTCAGTTCTGTTATTCCTCTCTCTTTTTTGGACAATCGGTGGAGGATGGGGAACTCTAGGGAATTTAACCGGACAATTACATAATGCAGACCCTGCTTTAACAGCTTCTACAGCTGCAGGTAGTCCATTTTATAGCGGGTTCGCCATTATGGCAATTCAATGGTTCTTACTTAGTTTCGTCCTTCTTCCCCAATTAATGAATAAAGTATTATCAGTAGGGAAGAAAGAGGATCTTCGTAAATTTACATTATCTGCTGGAGCAACCCTGTTTTTCTTATCTACATTCTCTGTGTTTGCTGGGTTAGCGGCAAGAGTTCTGATACCGGGATTAACTTCGTCTGATAGTGCAGTTCCAGCATATGTATTGGAGTATTTTCCAACGGTATTAATTGTCCTAATTGTGATGGGGATTGTATCAGCAATACTATCGACAACCGATAGCTTGTATCTTGGTATGACAGCAAGTATAGGAAACGATATCTATAAAGTAGTAGTCGCTCCTTTTCTGTATAAGAATAAAAATGTATCTGCAAAGCAAATAGATCGAAAAGCCGTCCGAGTAGCTCGAATTGCATTATTTATTATCGGACTAATTTCGTTATATATGTCATTTAACCGTCCGGAATCACTATCATTACTGCTGCAGTTTGGGACATCGGCAATCATTAGTGGAGTAGTAGCCCCGCTTACACTAAGTTATTTTTGGAAAAAAGCAAATCGTGTAGGTGCGATAGCTTCTGTGATTGTAGGAGCGGCTTGCTTTATGATTCTTACTGGTTTTGGGGTTCAAGATCATGTATTTACAGCATTGCTATATAGTTCCATGCTAGGCTATGGGGTTATGATTGCTGGTAGTCTATGGGCAGAACATGTAACTAGTCATCGAAAAGTTAAACAAATTGAACAACAGCAAGTATTGTAA